In Paraburkholderia youngii, the genomic stretch GCTGGTGCGCAATTCGATGATCGCGGTTGCGAGCGCGACCTGTTCGGAGAGCGTCGCGTTCGCGAGCGTCGCTTCGCTCGACTGCGCGCTCGCGGCGTTTTCCTCGACGGTGCGGCGCACCTGACCCCACAGGTCCGGCGCCCAGCTCACGTTGCCTTCCAGCGAACCCGAATTGACGATGCGCGTCGACGTACCATTGACGAAGCTTCCCGCTGCACTGACCGAACCGCTGCTCGCGCGTTCGCGCGTCGCCGAGCCGGTCGCGCCGATCGTCGGGAACAGCGCCGCGTGCGCGGCGCGCACTTCGGCGAGCGCTTGCTGGTAGTTCGCGTAGTCCGCGCGCACGGTCTGGTTCGACACCGCGACGAGCGGTTCGAGTTCGTCGATCAGCGGATCGTTGAACGAGGTCCACCACCTGCCCTTCGGGCCGGTCGCGTTCGGCTCGGCCTGGGTCCAGCCCGGCAGCTCCGAGTACGTGGCGGGCACGCTGACCTGCGGCCGGTGATAGTCCGGGCCGACCATGCAGCCGGCGTTGAACAGCGCGAGCAGCGCGACGGCCAGCGTCGCGACGCCCGGCAACCCGGCGCGCGGCCCCGTCATTCGTTCAGAAAAAATCTTCATCGTCATGCCTTCGTATCCGGTTGTCCCGGCGTCGCGTCGCGGTTCCAGCGCAGACCCGCGGACCATCTGACCAGCCGTGCGCGCAGACGGTCGAGATACAGATAAATCACCGGCGTCGTATAGAGCGTGAACATCTGGCTCAGAATCAGCCCGCCCATCACCGTGATACCGAGCGGCTGGCGCAGCGAGCCGCCCTGGCCGATGCCGATCGCGAGCGGCACCGCGCCGAGCACGGCCGCGAACGTCGTCATCATGATCGGCCGCAGACGGATCAGCGCGGCCGCGTGGATCGCGTCGCGCGCGGGCATCCGTTCGTGGCGCTGCAACTGGATCGCGACGTCGACCATCATGATGCCGTTCTTCTTGACGATACCGATCAGCAGGATGATGCCGATCATCGCGATCACCGAGAACGGCGTGCCGAAGATCAGCAGCGCGAGCGTCGCGCCGATGCCCGCGGACGGCAGCGTCGACAGGATCGTCAGCGGGTGGATCGAGCTTTCGTACAGCACGCCGAGCACGATGTAGACGACGCCGAGCGCCGCGACAATCAGCAGCGGCACCACGCCCAGCGACTGCGAATAGGCCGCCGCCGCGCCCGCGAACGAGCCGTGAATGCTCGCGGGCATGCCGATGTCGCGGATCGTCTCGTTGATCGCCGCGCCTGCCTGGCTCAACGACCCGCCGGCCGGCAGGTTGAACGAGATCGTCGCGGCGACGAGCCCGCTCTGGTGGTTCACCTGCGTCGACGTATGGCTGTTCCTGTACGACGTCAGCACCGAAAGCGGCACCATCGTTTCGGCAGCCGTACTATCTGCGCTGCCGGTCGAGCTGCCGCCCTTGCTATTGGCGATGCTGTTGTTGGTCGCGTTCGACTGCGCGTCCGAGTTGCGCGAGTTCGTGTTCGACGATGCGCTGGCCGTGGTCGCGCGAGTCGTCGCCGACACCGTGCCATGCGGCATCTGCGTCGCGGCCGTGCCGGTCGGATTACCCGCGGACGCGCTAAGATAGATCCGGCTCAGCGTCTCCGGATACTGCCAGTACTCGGGCGCGACCTCCATCACGACGAAGTACTGGTTCAGCGGGTTATAGATCGTCGACACGGTGCGCTGGCCGAACGCGTCGTACAGCACATTGTCGATCTGGTTCGGCGCGAAGCCAAAGCGCGCGGCGGTCGCGCGATTGATCGTCAGGTAGGTCTGCAGGCCGTTCTGCTGCAAGTCGGAGTTCACGTCGAGCAGCCGTCCGCGCTCCTTCGACAATGCGGCGACGAGTCTCGGCGTCCACGCGAACAGTGCTGCGGAATCGTCGCTCGTCAGCGTGTACTGGTACTCGGCCGCCGATTGCCGCCCGCCGATGCGCAAGTCCTGCTGCGCCTGCAGAAAGAGCCGCGCGCCCGACACTTCGTCGAGCTTCGGACGCAGGCGGTTCACGACCTGGGTGGCCGTCGCGTGCCGCTGCGACAGCGGCTTCAACTCGATGAACACGTTCGCGGTATTGAGCGCGCGTCCGCCGGTAAAGCCCGCGACCGACTGCACCGCCGGATCTCTCTGCACGATCGACTGCAACTGCGCGAGCTTCTTCTGCATCGCCGTGAACGAAATGCTCTGATCAGCGATGATCTGCCCGATCACGATGCCGGTGTCCTGCTCGGGAAAGAAGGTGGCGGGCACCAGCTTCAGCATGAACACGTTGCCGACCAGCAGCGCGAACAGCAGCAGGATCACCAGCAGCGAATGATCCAGCACGGCCGTCAGCGAGCGCGCATAGACATCCTTGAAGCGATCGAACTGCCGCTCGATCCACTGCGCCCAGCGCGCTTTCGAATGACCCGTGTTGTCGCGGCTCAGCACGTACGCGCACATCGCGGGGGTGACCGTCAGCGAGATCACCAGCGAGATCAGGATCGCGATCGACAGCGTGATCGCGAACTCATGAAACATCAGTCCGACGATGCCCGGAAATAGAATGATCGGCAGAAACACCGCGATCAGCGACAGGCTCATCGAAATCACCGTGAAGCCGACTTCGCCCGCGCCCTTCACCGCGGCCTCTTTCGGACTCAGTCCCAGCTCCATGTGCCGCACGACGTTTTCGAGCACGACGACCGCGTCGTCCACGACGAAGCCGGTGCCGATGGTCAGCGCCATCAGCGACAGGTTGTCGATGCTATAGCCGAGCAGATACATCGGCCCGAAGGTGCCGACGATCGACAGCGGCAACGCGACCGCCGGAATCAGCGTCGCGCGCGGCGACTGCAGGAAGATGAACACGACGCCGACCACCAGCAGCACCGCGATGAACAGCGTGCGCTCGGTATCGCCGACCGACGACGTGACCGACTGCGAGCGATCGATCGCGACATCCACGTGCACGCTGCTCGGCAACGTCGCTTCGATCGCCGGCAGCACGTTGCGGATCTGCTGCACGGTGCTGACCACGTTGCTGCCCGGCATCGGATAGACGATCACCAGAATCGCCGACTTGCCGTTGAAAAGCCCCGCATTGCGGATATTTTCGTTCGAGTCGCGCACCTGGGCGACGTCGCGCAACTTCACCGGCGCGCCGTCGCGATACGCGACCACCAGATCGCGATACGGCGCCGCGTGCGTGATCTGATCGTTCGAGGTGACCACGTAGCGCTGATCGCCGACGTCGATATGCCCCTTCGCGCTGTCGGCGTTGGCCGCGCTGATCGCCGCGCGCACGTCTTCCATGCCGATGCCGTAGCTATTGAGCTTGCCCGGCTGCAACTCGACGCGCACGCTCGGCAACGCGCCGCCGCCGAGCGTGATCTGACCGACGCCCTGCACCTGCGACAACTGCTGCTGGATCACCGAATCGGCGGAGTCGTAGAGTTGCGCTTTGGTCAGCGTGTCCGAGGTCAGCGACAGCACCACGATCGGCGCGTCGGCCGGGTTGTACTGGCGGTAGCTCGGATTGCTGCGCAGCGTGGTGGGCAGATCGGCGCGCGCGGCCTGGATCGCCGCCTCGACGTCGCGCGCGGCG encodes the following:
- a CDS encoding efflux RND transporter permease subunit, producing MNIPALFIRRPVATTLLAIAILISGTLAYFRMPVAPLPNIAFPVIVVQANMAGASPNIMASTVAEPLERRLATIADVEELTSISYVGSSMIIVEFGLKRDINGAARDVEAAIQAARADLPTTLRSNPSYRQYNPADAPIVVLSLTSDTLTKAQLYDSADSVIQQQLSQVQGVGQITLGGGALPSVRVELQPGKLNSYGIGMEDVRAAISAANADSAKGHIDVGDQRYVVTSNDQITHAAPYRDLVVAYRDGAPVKLRDVAQVRDSNENIRNAGLFNGKSAILVIVYPMPGSNVVSTVQQIRNVLPAIEATLPSSVHVDVAIDRSQSVTSSVGDTERTLFIAVLLVVGVVFIFLQSPRATLIPAVALPLSIVGTFGPMYLLGYSIDNLSLMALTIGTGFVVDDAVVVLENVVRHMELGLSPKEAAVKGAGEVGFTVISMSLSLIAVFLPIILFPGIVGLMFHEFAITLSIAILISLVISLTVTPAMCAYVLSRDNTGHSKARWAQWIERQFDRFKDVYARSLTAVLDHSLLVILLLFALLVGNVFMLKLVPATFFPEQDTGIVIGQIIADQSISFTAMQKKLAQLQSIVQRDPAVQSVAGFTGGRALNTANVFIELKPLSQRHATATQVVNRLRPKLDEVSGARLFLQAQQDLRIGGRQSAAEYQYTLTSDDSAALFAWTPRLVAALSKERGRLLDVNSDLQQNGLQTYLTINRATAARFGFAPNQIDNVLYDAFGQRTVSTIYNPLNQYFVVMEVAPEYWQYPETLSRIYLSASAGNPTGTAATQMPHGTVSATTRATTASASSNTNSRNSDAQSNATNNSIANSKGGSSTGSADSTAAETMVPLSVLTSYRNSHTSTQVNHQSGLVAATISFNLPAGGSLSQAGAAINETIRDIGMPASIHGSFAGAAAAYSQSLGVVPLLIVAALGVVYIVLGVLYESSIHPLTILSTLPSAGIGATLALLIFGTPFSVIAMIGIILLIGIVKKNGIMMVDVAIQLQRHERMPARDAIHAAALIRLRPIMMTTFAAVLGAVPLAIGIGQGGSLRQPLGITVMGGLILSQMFTLYTTPVIYLYLDRLRARLVRWSAGLRWNRDATPGQPDTKA